The following proteins come from a genomic window of Pyxidicoccus sp. MSG2:
- a CDS encoding CARDB domain-containing protein — MNRRSSRVGSLLGAVVLLAAAGCERPAESDPAVEVGATRQGAVSGPDFIVSAVTGPASAMSGQQISVSVTVCNQGTVGGSAPVEVYLSADATITPNGPSGPSPDFFVGYAGSPYLNAGQCQALTVQGPAYASTEGAYYLGAVVDPQSSISELIENNNTLTGSRIGVGNRPDFIVSAVTGPASATSGQQISVSVTVCNQGTVGGSAPVEVYLSADATITPNGPSGPSPDFFVGYAGSPYLNAGQCQALTVQGPAYASTEGAYYLGAVVDPQSSISELIENNNTLTGSRIGVGNRPDFIVSAVTGPASATSGQQISVSVTVCNQGTVGGSAPVEVYLSADATITPNGPSGPSPDFFVGYAGSPYLNAGQCQALTVQGPAYASTEGAYYLGAVVDPQSSISELIENNNTLTGSRIGVGNRPDFIVSAVTGPASATSGQQISVSVTVCNQGTVGGSAPVEVYLSADATITPNGPSGPSPDFFVGYAGSPYLNAGQCQALTVQGPAYASTEGAYYLGAVVDPQSSISELIENNNTLTGSRIGVGNRPDFIVSAVTGPASATSGQQISVSVTVCNQGTVGGSAPVEVYLSADSTITPNGPSGPSPDFFVGYAGSPYLNAGQCQALTVQGPAYASTEGAYYLGAVVDPQSSISELIENNNTLTGSRIGVGNRPDFIVSAVTGPASATSGQQISVSVTVCNQGTVGGSAPVEVYLSADATITPNGPSGPSPDFFVGYAGSPYLNAGQCQALTVQGPAYASTEGAYYLGAVVDPQSSISELIENNNTLTGSRIGVGNRPDFTVSAVSSASSVRLSQTLTVSVTVCNQGTVGGSAPVEVYLSADSTITPNGPTGPSPDFFVGYAGSPYLNAGQCQVLSVSGPASVPTTGLYYAGAVVDPQNSIAELIDDNNTRAGTRVSVTP, encoded by the coding sequence ATGAATCGACGAAGCAGCAGGGTTGGAAGTCTTCTTGGCGCGGTGGTGTTGCTGGCGGCGGCTGGGTGCGAGCGCCCGGCGGAGAGCGACCCGGCAGTTGAAGTGGGCGCCACGAGGCAGGGCGCCGTATCCGGCCCGGACTTCATCGTGTCCGCGGTCACGGGGCCGGCCAGTGCCATGTCCGGACAGCAGATCTCCGTCTCCGTGACGGTGTGCAACCAGGGCACCGTCGGTGGCAGCGCTCCGGTGGAGGTGTACCTGTCGGCGGACGCAACCATCACCCCCAACGGCCCATCGGGGCCCTCGCCGGACTTCTTCGTGGGCTACGCAGGCTCGCCGTACCTCAACGCCGGCCAGTGCCAGGCGCTGACGGTGCAGGGCCCGGCGTACGCTTCCACCGAGGGCGCCTACTACCTGGGCGCCGTGGTGGATCCGCAGAGCTCCATCTCCGAGCTGATTGAGAACAACAACACCCTGACTGGCAGCCGCATCGGCGTGGGCAACAGGCCCGACTTCATCGTCTCCGCGGTCACCGGACCGGCCAGCGCCACGTCCGGACAGCAGATCTCCGTCTCCGTGACGGTGTGCAACCAGGGCACCGTCGGTGGCAGCGCTCCGGTGGAGGTGTACCTGTCGGCGGACGCAACCATCACCCCCAACGGTCCGTCGGGGCCCTCGCCGGACTTCTTCGTGGGCTATGCAGGCTCGCCGTACCTCAACGCTGGCCAGTGCCAGGCGCTGACGGTGCAGGGCCCGGCGTACGCTTCCACCGAGGGCGCCTACTACCTGGGCGCCGTGGTGGATCCGCAGAGCTCCATCTCCGAGCTGATTGAGAACAACAACACCCTGACTGGCAGCCGCATCGGCGTGGGCAACAGGCCCGACTTCATCGTCTCCGCGGTCACCGGACCGGCCAGCGCCACGTCCGGACAGCAGATCTCCGTCTCCGTGACGGTGTGCAACCAGGGCACCGTCGGTGGCAGCGCGCCGGTGGAGGTGTACCTGTCGGCGGACGCAACCATCACCCCCAACGGCCCGTCGGGGCCTTCACCGGACTTCTTCGTGGGCTACGCAGGCTCGCCGTACCTCAACGCTGGCCAGTGCCAGGCGCTGACGGTGCAGGGCCCGGCGTACGCCTCCACCGAGGGCGCCTACTACCTGGGCGCCGTGGTGGATCCGCAGAGCTCCATCTCCGAGCTGATTGAGAACAACAACACCCTGACCGGCAGTCGCATCGGCGTGGGCAACAGGCCCGACTTCATCGTCTCCGCGGTCACCGGGCCGGCCAGCGCCACGTCCGGACAGCAGATCTCCGTCTCCGTGACGGTGTGCAACCAGGGCACCGTCGGTGGCAGCGCTCCGGTGGAGGTGTACCTGTCGGCGGACGCAACCATCACCCCCAACGGCCCGTCGGGGCCCTCGCCGGACTTCTTCGTGGGCTACGCAGGCTCGCCGTACCTCAACGCTGGCCAGTGCCAGGCGCTGACGGTGCAGGGCCCGGCGTACGCTTCCACCGAGGGCGCCTACTACCTGGGCGCCGTGGTGGATCCGCAGAGCTCCATCTCCGAGCTGATTGAGAACAACAACACCCTGACTGGCAGCCGCATCGGCGTGGGCAACAGGCCCGACTTCATCGTCTCCGCGGTCACCGGGCCGGCCAGCGCCACGTCCGGACAGCAGATCTCCGTCTCCGTGACGGTGTGCAACCAGGGCACCGTCGGTGGCAGCGCGCCGGTGGAGGTCTACCTCTCGGCGGACAGCACCATCACCCCCAACGGCCCGTCGGGGCCCTCGCCGGACTTCTTCGTGGGCTACGCAGGCTCGCCGTACCTCAACGCCGGCCAGTGCCAGGCGCTGACGGTGCAGGGCCCGGCGTACGCCTCCACCGAGGGCGCCTACTACCTGGGCGCCGTGGTGGATCCGCAGAGCTCCATCTCCGAGCTGATTGAGAACAACAACACCCTGACCGGCAGCCGCATCGGCGTGGGCAACAGGCCCGACTTCATCGTCTCCGCGGTCACCGGACCGGCCAGCGCCACGTCCGGACAGCAGATCTCCGTCTCCGTGACGGTGTGCAACCAGGGCACCGTCGGTGGCAGCGCGCCGGTGGAGGTCTACCTCTCGGCGGACGCAACCATCACCCCCAACGGCCCGTCGGGGCCCTCGCCGGACTTCTTCGTGGGCTATGCAGGCTCGCCATACCTCAACGCCGGCCAGTGCCAGGCGCTGACGGTGCAGGGCCCGGCGTACGCTTCCACCGAGGGCGCCTACTACCTGGGCGCCGTGGTGGATCCGCAGAGCTCCATCTCCGAGCTGATTGAGAACAACAACACCCTGACCGGCAGCCGCATCGGCGTGGGCAACAGGCCCGACTTCACCGTGTCCGCGGTGTCGAGCGCGAGCAGCGTGAGGCTGAGCCAGACGCTCACGGTCTCGGTAACGGTGTGCAACCAGGGCACCGTCGGTGGCAGCGCGCCAGTGGAGGTGTACCTCTCGGCGGACAGCACCATCACCCCCAACGGCCCGACGGGGCCCTCACCGGACTTCTTCGTGGGCTACGCAGGCTCGCCGTACCTCAACGCCGGCCAGTGCCAGGTGCTGTCGGTGTCGGGCCCGGCGTCCGTGCCCACGACAGGCTTGTACTACGCGGGGGCCGTGGTGGATCCGCAGAACTCCATCGCGGAGCTGATTGACGACAACAACACCCGGGCGGGCACGCGGGTCTCCGTCACGCCCTGA
- a CDS encoding DUF2252 family protein, whose product MRIPPKPPASSRPTAAGPTTRATTAKAGSGAATRREPQQAVAFIQDFHARLDLPPARLKEKLALMRERPSSLFRMMPALFHADVRGPLAADARLLERPAPRIRVVGDAHVGNLGTLRGPEGKVVWGLNDFDQAGRGSPEVDLTRMATSAVLTAREAGLSAREQGDVVRAFAKAYFSTLESLAGGEENPGAFLTKKEATGEVDDLIAQAGDTSRKELLEQYARLDGPGAPRFRTTDTLRPVPAAQQRAVRSALASYETQLRGTEGVALPLRVLDQAQRLDAGGSSYGLERYYALVQAADPKQPPVLLELKELLASSLESPPRPADGAAVVSAQRGLAGHANPLTGATQLGGRAFLVRELEPEKAKLEGGALTGKKDVVSAFAQAGVVLARAHGATRAQAQKLAAWVGPDAGEATTRLAAFARTYADQVQADWRALRDAA is encoded by the coding sequence ATGCGAATTCCTCCCAAGCCGCCCGCGTCCTCGCGCCCCACTGCCGCCGGGCCCACGACCCGCGCCACCACCGCGAAGGCCGGGTCGGGCGCCGCCACCCGCCGCGAGCCCCAGCAGGCGGTGGCCTTCATCCAGGACTTCCACGCGCGGCTGGACCTGCCCCCGGCACGGCTGAAGGAGAAGCTGGCGCTGATGCGCGAGCGCCCGTCCTCCCTCTTCCGGATGATGCCGGCCCTCTTCCATGCGGACGTGCGAGGCCCCCTGGCAGCGGACGCCCGGCTGCTGGAGCGGCCCGCGCCGCGCATCCGCGTGGTGGGCGACGCGCACGTGGGCAACCTGGGCACGCTCCGGGGGCCGGAGGGAAAGGTGGTGTGGGGGCTCAACGACTTCGACCAGGCGGGCCGCGGCTCGCCGGAAGTGGACCTGACCCGCATGGCCACCAGCGCCGTGCTCACCGCGCGCGAGGCGGGACTGTCCGCCAGGGAACAGGGCGACGTCGTCCGCGCCTTCGCGAAGGCGTACTTCTCCACGCTGGAATCACTCGCCGGAGGCGAAGAGAACCCGGGCGCCTTCCTCACGAAGAAGGAGGCCACCGGCGAGGTGGATGACCTCATCGCGCAGGCGGGAGACACCTCACGCAAGGAGCTGCTCGAGCAGTACGCCCGGCTGGACGGCCCGGGGGCGCCGCGCTTCCGCACCACGGACACGCTGCGCCCGGTCCCCGCCGCGCAGCAGCGCGCGGTGCGCTCCGCCCTCGCCTCCTACGAGACGCAGCTCCGCGGCACCGAGGGCGTGGCACTGCCGCTGCGCGTGCTGGACCAGGCCCAGCGGCTGGACGCGGGCGGCAGCAGCTACGGGCTGGAGCGCTACTACGCGCTGGTGCAGGCGGCGGACCCGAAGCAGCCCCCGGTGCTGCTGGAGCTGAAGGAGCTGCTGGCCTCCAGCCTGGAGTCACCGCCCCGGCCCGCGGATGGCGCGGCGGTGGTGAGCGCACAGCGCGGGCTCGCGGGCCACGCCAACCCGCTCACCGGGGCCACCCAGCTGGGAGGCCGGGCCTTCCTGGTGCGCGAGTTGGAGCCGGAGAAGGCGAAGCTGGAGGGCGGCGCGCTCACCGGGAAGAAGGATGTGGTGTCCGCCTTCGCCCAGGCCGGGGTGGTGCTGGCGCGAGCCCATGGCGCCACGCGTGCGCAGGCGCAGAAGCTGGCGGCCTGGGTGGGCCCGGATGCAGGGGAGGCCACCACGCGCCTGGCGGCCTTCGCCCGGACCTACGCGGACCAGGTCCAGGCGGACTGGCGTGCACTGCGTGACGCGGCCTGA
- a CDS encoding chemotaxis protein, whose translation MSPVLRSRLRVFVVVLAALLPACATLNPPRSELAERVGRSDLDVSALRVRVRDLARRFSGLLEVAADDLAAASDSPETARAMLTFKANAVPTMQGALFQPDPVAALVDAWALLAQLQEALPRTAVGAKPELLAKAQRSLGDMESEVEAVWREITGSEDVSSARARVHEWAAEHPLTGTLVSRESTAPLLASVTRASGGGLRTKAAGLLEDTRDLTARVDLYAASLPRQARWQAELVAADAMNAPALHSAMAELARTVDILDRVGGMVANTPALVARERAAVLEALDMERRSLQDFIAGERQAVMAGVGQERAAVVDALHAERVATLQQVDGLARGWVDHAFDRAGHLVDRVFLWLLALVALGLVGGLVLVVLVARAWRRA comes from the coding sequence ATGTCTCCGGTTCTTCGCTCCAGGCTTCGGGTGTTCGTGGTGGTGCTCGCGGCACTCCTCCCGGCATGTGCCACGCTGAATCCGCCCCGCTCGGAGCTGGCCGAGCGCGTGGGGCGCTCGGACCTGGACGTGAGCGCGCTGCGCGTCCGCGTGCGCGACCTGGCCCGGCGCTTCTCCGGACTGCTGGAGGTGGCGGCGGACGACCTCGCCGCGGCCTCGGACTCGCCCGAGACGGCGCGGGCGATGCTCACGTTCAAGGCGAATGCGGTGCCCACCATGCAGGGCGCGCTCTTCCAGCCGGACCCGGTGGCCGCGCTGGTGGATGCGTGGGCGCTGCTGGCCCAGCTCCAGGAGGCGTTGCCCAGGACCGCGGTGGGTGCCAAACCGGAGCTGCTGGCCAAGGCCCAGCGCTCGCTGGGGGACATGGAGTCAGAGGTGGAGGCGGTGTGGCGGGAGATCACCGGAAGCGAGGACGTGTCCTCCGCACGGGCGCGAGTGCACGAGTGGGCCGCCGAGCACCCCCTGACGGGGACACTCGTCTCGCGCGAGTCCACCGCGCCCCTGCTGGCTTCCGTGACGAGGGCCTCGGGTGGGGGCCTGAGGACGAAGGCGGCCGGACTGCTGGAGGACACGCGCGACCTCACCGCGCGGGTGGACCTCTACGCGGCCAGCCTCCCGCGCCAGGCGCGCTGGCAGGCGGAGCTGGTGGCCGCGGATGCCATGAATGCCCCGGCCCTCCATTCCGCCATGGCCGAGCTGGCGCGCACGGTGGACATCCTCGACCGCGTGGGAGGCATGGTCGCGAACACGCCCGCGCTGGTGGCCCGGGAGCGCGCGGCGGTGCTGGAGGCGCTGGACATGGAGCGGCGCTCGCTCCAGGACTTCATCGCGGGTGAGCGGCAGGCCGTCATGGCGGGGGTGGGGCAGGAGCGCGCGGCGGTGGTGGACGCCCTGCACGCCGAGCGCGTGGCGACGCTCCAGCAGGTCGACGGCCTGGCCCGGGGCTGGGTGGACCATGCCTTCGACCGGGCGGGGCACCTGGTGGACCGGGTCTTCCTGTGGCTGCTGGCGCTGGTGGCCCTGGGGCTCGTGGGCGGGCTCGTCCTGGTGGTGCTGGTGGCCAGGGCCTGGCGGCGCGCGTGA